A DNA window from Leptolyngbya sp. KIOST-1 contains the following coding sequences:
- a CDS encoding ArsJ-associated glyceraldehyde-3-phosphate dehydrogenase has translation MVRVAVNGFGRIGRLVLRAGWAFPELEFVHINEVKGGAETAAHLLTFDSVHGRWNHDVEAVGSEKLTIDGAPLSVSSHASPGEVPWADYGVELVLECSGKFRTPETLAPYYDRGVKKVIVAAPVKEGALNVVYGINDHLYNPAEHHLLTAASCTTNCLAPVVKVIHEGLGIRHGVITTIHDHTNTQTIVDAPHKDLRRARATGMSLIPTSTGSATAITLIYPELKGKLNGLAVRVPLLNASLTDCVFEVDRPTTVEEVNQLLKAAADGPLHGILGYETRPLVSVDYKDDPRSSIIDALSTMVVDETQVKILAWYDNEWGYSCRMAELARKVAQSL, from the coding sequence ATGGTTAGAGTTGCTGTCAACGGGTTTGGTCGCATTGGGCGGCTGGTACTGCGGGCCGGGTGGGCCTTCCCCGAACTGGAGTTTGTCCACATCAACGAGGTCAAGGGCGGGGCCGAAACCGCCGCCCACCTGCTCACCTTCGACTCGGTTCACGGACGCTGGAACCACGACGTAGAGGCTGTGGGCAGCGAAAAGCTTACCATTGACGGCGCTCCCCTCAGCGTCAGCAGCCACGCCTCCCCCGGCGAGGTGCCCTGGGCCGACTACGGCGTGGAGCTGGTGCTGGAGTGCTCTGGTAAGTTTCGCACCCCGGAAACCCTGGCCCCCTACTACGATCGCGGCGTCAAAAAAGTCATCGTCGCCGCCCCGGTGAAAGAAGGGGCGCTGAATGTGGTCTATGGCATCAACGACCACCTCTATAATCCGGCAGAGCACCACCTGCTCACCGCCGCTTCTTGCACTACAAACTGCCTGGCCCCGGTGGTTAAGGTCATCCACGAAGGGTTGGGCATTCGCCACGGGGTGATCACCACCATCCACGACCACACCAATACCCAAACAATTGTGGATGCCCCCCACAAAGACCTGCGCCGCGCCAGAGCCACAGGGATGTCGCTGATTCCCACCAGCACGGGGTCGGCCACCGCCATTACCCTGATCTACCCCGAACTCAAGGGCAAGCTGAATGGTCTAGCGGTTCGGGTGCCTCTATTGAACGCATCGCTAACCGACTGCGTATTTGAGGTCGATCGCCCCACCACCGTCGAAGAAGTTAACCAGCTACTCAAAGCCGCCGCCGATGGCCCGCTCCACGGCATTCTCGGCTACGAAACCCGGCCCCTGGTGTCGGTGGATTACAAAGACGACCCGCGCTCTTCAATTATCGACGCTCTCTCCACCATGGTCGTGGATGAGACCCAGGTGAAGATTCTCGCCTGGTATGACAACGAGTGGGGCTACTCCTGCCGTATGGCCGAGCTGGCCCGCAAGGTGGCGCAGAGTCTTTGA
- a CDS encoding DUF4870 domain-containing protein: MEAERPVSLRHRRLGAWCHFLPLGAIALTRHLVAGSTQANFALDSFWTTGADVALATWLSPYLELVVGLGIWLLLGRGHGFVRYHLEQVLRFQVTSVALSTLAIGLIAGTFYWMDAAYQNADHVGGWIVLGLLIALSPLVLGLRVLCMLVVGIEAYRGVRSYYPVYWPWR, from the coding sequence ATGGAGGCTGAGCGGCCCGTATCGCTGAGGCATCGACGACTGGGGGCCTGGTGCCATTTTTTGCCGTTGGGGGCGATCGCCCTCACTCGCCACCTGGTCGCGGGCAGCACCCAGGCCAACTTTGCCCTCGACAGCTTCTGGACCACGGGTGCAGACGTTGCCCTTGCCACCTGGCTCAGTCCCTATCTAGAACTGGTGGTTGGTCTGGGGATCTGGCTTTTGCTGGGGCGGGGCCACGGCTTTGTGCGCTACCACCTGGAGCAGGTGTTGAGGTTTCAGGTAACGTCTGTGGCGCTGTCTACCCTGGCCATTGGCCTGATCGCAGGAACCTTTTACTGGATGGACGCGGCCTACCAGAACGCCGACCATGTAGGAGGTTGGATAGTTTTGGGATTGCTGATCGCGCTTTCGCCCCTGGTGCTGGGGTTGCGGGTGCTGTGTATGTTGGTGGTCGGCATCGAAGCCTACCGAGGAGTCCGCAGCTATTACCCCGTCTACTGGCCCTGGCGGTAG